In Phoenix dactylifera cultivar Barhee BC4 chromosome 1, palm_55x_up_171113_PBpolish2nd_filt_p, whole genome shotgun sequence, the genomic stretch TCTTTGCTGCCAACTTCCCGATCCTCGCATCCCCATGAACATTACAACCGCCGAGAAGCGCTCCCCACACACAAGCGGACGAGGGATTAACTTTAAGCTCATCGATCAGACTTGCAGCTTCCTCCAGCCGTCCTGCTCGGCCGCAAAGATCTATCAAACAGGCGTAGTGCTCTTCTCGCACTTGGATCGATCCATCTTTTATCAGAGACCTGAAAATCTTGAGCCCCTTGACGACCAAACCTGAGTGGCTACAAGCAGAGAGCAACCCCACGTAGGTCACATCATTAGGTCTGAATCCActtcttttcatttcttcaaacaGCTGGACCGCTTCCCTGCCATTGCCGTGGTGGGCGTATGCAGCAATTATTCCGTTCCAGGACACCAAGTCCTTCCGGGCCAAAAGGTCGAACACCTTTCTGGCTTTACCGATTTCGCCGCACTTTGAGTACATGCTTATGAGAGAAGATCCGACGAGGGGGTCAAATTGAAAGATGGTTTTGCTTATCATCTGATGGATCTGCTCTCCTTCATGGAGTGCTGCTAGGTTGCTAACAGCGTCCAGAACACTCACGAAAGCTCCTTGATTAGGCATGATACCAGCGGCCAGCATTTCAGAGAAGATCTTCGAAGCCATTTCATTCTGCCCGTCTTGGATGTAGCCTGTTATCATCGTAGTCCAAGTGACTACATTTCTTTCGTCCATCTTATTGAATAATTCCTGAGCTCGCTTCAAGTCTCCATTTTGTATAAATCCCGTGATCATCGTGTTCCAAGAAGGAATATCTCTACTAGGCATCTTATCGAAGAGATCTAGAGCCTCACCAAGCCTCCGATTTTGGGCATAGCCCGATATCATGGCGTTCCACGAGATCACATTTCTCTCCGGCATCTGATCGAAAACGGTGCGAGCCTCGTCAACCCTCCCGTTCTGCGACAACCCGGCGATCATTGCCGTCCACGAGATCACATCCCTCTCGGGCATCTGGCGGAAGAGCTTATAAGCCTCGTCGACCCTCCCTGACTGAGCCAGGGCAGTGATGATCGTGTTCCAAGACACCACGTTTCTTGTGGGCATTTTCATGAACAAGTCATAGGCCTTGTCGATGAGCCCATTCACAGAATACGCGGACACCATGGTGTTCCAAGAGATCACATTCTTCTCCGGCATACGCTCGAAGAGCACCTCGGCTTCTTCGATCCGCTTCGACCGCACATACCCAGAGAGCAAGGCGGTCCACGTGACAACGTTCTTCTCGGCATCGGGTCGGTCGAACAGTATGCAGGCCTCACGGAGCATGCCGCACCGGATGTACCCGGAGATCATGGCCGTCCAGGAGATGACATCTCGGTGGGGCGTTCGGTCGAACAGCTGGCGGGCGTCGGCCATCTTGCCCTGGCGGCTCAGGTGGGTGATCAGGTAATTGGCGCGGGCCACGTCCGGCTCGGTGCTTCGGTCTCCATGGGACGTGGAGATGTGCGGGGCTGCATTGCTGGGGGAGGTGGTGGAGAGCGAGGATGgatggagagaagaagagcagggGGCGCGGTGGAAGGCGTCGGCgcggaggaagagaaagaagagagggtgGAGGGCAGAGGAGAGAGGACGTAAGAGTGACGACGGGGCTTTCTTAATACCAAGGCAAGCAAACGCTACGAATAACATCGCAGGAGGCAGGAGAGAGGATTGCTGGCAGGATGTGTGACGGCCATGCCACGCTGCGCAACGAAGCGCAGCGCTCAGCTCCTGACCGTGATACGCAGCCAATAGTCCGTTCGATTGGTTTATTATAATGAGTAGTATAAAAGAGAGGTAGGCCGTTATTGGCATTTGCACTAGTGGGGGGTTGGCAAATTGGAGCTTTGTCGATGATAGGCAGAATTATCTTTCTCAGTTTTATTTCGATTTATCTACTCGCAGACACCATTGTGCCGGTGTCTTTCTTGAGATCATTGGACTCGTAGACACCATTGTGCCGGTATCTTTCTTGAGATCATTGGAGCAACTGTTCAGGAGTTTCATTTGGGGTAGCtaaggagagagaaagggatGCATCTCATGGCCTGGAAGGTACTTTGTCAGCCAGTACATTAGGGAGGTTTTGGAATCCAGTCTTTGGTGATGAGATCGGAGGTATTTGCGGTGCGACATGCAGCCAGATTTATATTAGAGCCCGCTTGTCTATAGAGTGCCTTTTTGAGAGCTAAGTATGGTGCTTACACGACGACTAGGGTCCGGGCTGGTGGGCAATCCTCCTTCACATCGAGGGAGGTTTGAACCTATGCATTGCAGGTCCAGGGTATGCATGCAGGTCTAGGGTATGCATTACGAACATCCGTGAGGTGATGGGAGGGGAGGCAGTGAGGCAGATGGATGGGAGGTAGATTTGGAGATTGCACATTCACCCTCATATGGCCATGTTTCTATAAAAAGTGGCCTGGGGCTGCTTACCCACGAGGAGAGTGTTGGTCAAGAGGGGTATGGGGATCAGTTTAAGTTGCGCCTGGTGCTCGAAAGTGGAGGAGTCCATCAGTCATGTGTTGCTGGGTTATGTTCGGGAAGTATAGATTTGGAGCTCTGCGGGCCTATTTCAGGGACAGTTCCCATGATCTTTGGATGATCTACTACATCGGCTAAGGGGAGCGGTACGACGCCTGCAGACGATTGAGTGGGGGATTCGACTGGCCTATGTGGTATATCGTatatggttggacaggaatgctcGGGTCTTCGATGATAGACGGGAGCCTTCATGGCGCATTATAGAGAGGCCCTGCATCCAGGTGGCTGAGATCATCAGAGCTACCTCAGTGAGTTCATTCAGGATAGCCAGGGACATTTGGGACCCTCGCTCGGCAGCTTCAGCGATAGCTTTAGCGCCTAGGTTTCTCCTTATCT encodes the following:
- the LOC103718518 gene encoding pentatricopeptide repeat-containing protein At2g35030, mitochondrial: MPITAYLSFILLIIINQSNGLLAAYHGQELSAALRCAAWHGRHTSCQQSSLLPPAMLFVAFACLGIKKAPSSLLRPLSSALHPLFFLFLRADAFHRAPCSSSLHPSSLSTTSPSNAAPHISTSHGDRSTEPDVARANYLITHLSRQGKMADARQLFDRTPHRDVISWTAMISGYIRCGMLREACILFDRPDAEKNVVTWTALLSGYVRSKRIEEAEVLFERMPEKNVISWNTMVSAYSVNGLIDKAYDLFMKMPTRNVVSWNTIITALAQSGRVDEAYKLFRQMPERDVISWTAMIAGLSQNGRVDEARTVFDQMPERNVISWNAMISGYAQNRRLGEALDLFDKMPSRDIPSWNTMITGFIQNGDLKRAQELFNKMDERNVVTWTTMITGYIQDGQNEMASKIFSEMLAAGIMPNQGAFVSVLDAVSNLAALHEGEQIHQMISKTIFQFDPLVGSSLISMYSKCGEIGKARKVFDLLARKDLVSWNGIIAAYAHHGNGREAVQLFEEMKRSGFRPNDVTYVGLLSACSHSGLVVKGLKIFRSLIKDGSIQVREEHYACLIDLCGRAGRLEEAASLIDELKVNPSSACVWGALLGGCNVHGDARIGKLAAKKLLEAEPDSAGSYTLLSNIHASAGRWKEAAKIRLKMKDRGLKKQPGCSWIEVGDRVHVFVVRDKSHSQTESIYSLLQHLHHKMKMAGWAPTMGCTVDDSDLMVL